A segment of the Nilaparvata lugens isolate BPH chromosome X, ASM1435652v1, whole genome shotgun sequence genome:
TCTACCTCAGGATTTTGGTGACAAGGAACTGTACGGCTTGTTTAGTAGGATTGGGACCATTGAATCATGTAGGGTTATGCGAGATAACAAGATAAATTACAGTTACGGATTTGGATTTGTAACCTACAATAGTGCTGTGGACTCATCGTCAGCAATTCAAAAGTTGAACGGCCTCGAGTTATTGGGTAAGCGACTAAAAGTATCCTATGCCAGACCGTCGACAGACGAAATAAAAGACACAAATCTGTACATTTCAAATCTGCCAAAGCACTTTACCGACAACGATCTGGATTTTTTGTTTGGACAATTTGGCCAAATTGTTCAAAAGAACATTTTGAAGGACAAAATCACAGGTATGCCAAGGGGAGTTGCGTTTGTTCGTTTCGAACGCAAAGACTCGGCCCAACAAGCCTTACTTGCTCTGGATGGATATCTGCCTACTGGTGCTTCGGCCAAGCTGAATGTGAAAATTGCCGAGGAACATGGTAAGAAAAAGGCTATCTACTTTGCTGGCTATCAAGCGGGAGCAATGCAGAGTCGGCAGGCTTTTGCTGGCCCTCCATTGTCAATGCAGATGCCACCAAAAGGCCCGCAAATGAACCCCATGGCATTGAGGGGAAGTCGTGGCGGCCCACAAAGTAGAGGAAGTGCCAACTTTGTGCCGTATCCGCCCAATATGGCGATGCCTGGTCGAATGGTGGGTGGTCCGATTGTTCGTCCGGACAAAACTGCTCGTCGTTTCAACCCAATGCCAGCAATATGGTAATTCACATTATTCTTTTTACTTCAAAACTattcaagaatattttttcttgctACTAAGTTACTCAATTTAGATTTAAACAAGTATTCCAGCCCATTTGTTCTATAAATatagtttttttatttcaaccCAAAAAATATATCAAACTCATGTAATCAATCTAAAGCTAACTCTTTGCCAAAAAACTCATCACTTGATAGCTGCGACAAGAGCTATTTTGAACTTTAATGTTCAATTGACCACTCACCcagaaaaaactaatttctaACTAGACTTTCATGAATAAATTGTAACTGCAAATATCTCcatcattcatataaattttcaaatcaataattattattttcatatcagGTTTTAAAATTATAGCTTATAACTGTTCCATTTAAACAAACCAGACAACACCTTCAAGTGGCTTGATAAGGATGTGAATTTATCGACTAGGTAGGCTAGTACCTAACGTACTgttgattttaataaatatttttccaacaTAAAATTTTGACATTACCCACcggataaatttaataaatgtacTTTTAATTAGAATGAtattttaaattcaagaaaataattacCATACAGTacatcagaaataaaaaaatgtcaGTTAATAGTAGGAATTTATGAACACTAATATGCAAATTTGTTTATTAACAGTATGAATGCATTCCATGTGTAATCAGGGATATATTTGAGACATTGCTATTAGTAAAATCCGCTAGTAgttgtttaaaataaaatatattataataaaaagaaGTATAAGTGGAGCAAGATTGATGTTATCTTACTatatatttcattgattttctAATAATGTTGTTCATATAGACCTATTAGAAAATTGCATCAATTTTTTGCATGCAAAATTTCTTGTCCTAGACACAGAGAGCCTCAAGAACCTTGCATTTTTCGTTTCTCAACTGTAATTcgtataaattcaatttttccgaaAATTTGaaccatttttgaaaaaaattaaccCAGTACTCATTGTTAAAAAGTTGCAAATGATTTTTCCGTCTGATGTTTTTGGAAGCTCTCTGTATTTTGCACAaggacatttttcaaaaattgatttttgacTTCTTTTATGTATCCAagcaatatattgaaaaatcataagtACCTACACTATattttgcaagcaccaatgtatattataGTGATTGATTGGACTAGATAGATTAACTTGAGATTTGCTCTTTTCTAGAAAGTTgagaaatttttcataacttatttTGAAACTACTTTTATTGACTATACAGTTCTATTTTGAGCTACCCGTATCTTTAGAGAAATTATGGCAAATCGTTGAAAATgagagaaattttgaaaaattgatagaatctTATTTCGTTTTGTAtaaatccaattgaaaaaaatgtatcaatTTTTATATATGTTGTGATTGGTGCAAATTTATATTCAATCTTGTTAAAAAAATTGCATATTGTACGATTTAATTAAAGAATGATCGTAAAAATGGGATAAAAATTGTTACATAACGttatttgattattgaaatacatCCTGTTTAATATAAGAATACATCTATAGCATATGTACCAAGTGAAGTATAGTGTATCAGATTCCCAACCAAGTGAGGAAATTCTGTCAAGTTCAACTGTTCcaattcaacatatttttaaatagACCATCCTATTCAACTAACTCCATTCTCCTTCAAGATTCTTAATCCTTCAATGTCATTAAAATTATGAAACAACTGTCACTTGAAATGACTAAATGTTATATTTGTTAACAAGCGACACATgttaaatttatattgaaagggTGCtgtgattttttatttgtatgtacatacaagtagccctaaataaCAACTTGAACCTTATTGATAGTAAACTAAATGAGAATACAAACATAGTATAGATTCTACGTTGTACCTGGTTTGGTTTTCTGTACTGAAAGCTCAGTAAACTATCCAAATAATTTTTGGTTGAAGTTATGCATCTCGCTTTTggaaactttctactggtgacattttttaagtacagtatttcgatttggaatttttcaagTTACCAAAATGGTACAAATTTCTGAGGATGAAaccttttttatgaatttctgaGGATGAAACCTTTTATGAAACCTAATACTGTAAAAAACCTAGAAACATATATTCTGTAAAAACCTATATACTGTAAACCTATACCGTACTGTATTTCGATTTGGAAACTTATAAACCTaaacctataaacttgaaaaCCTATATACTGTATAAACCTATACTGTATTTCGATTTGGAAACTTTCAAGTTACCAAAATGGTACAAATTTCTGAGgatgaaaacttttttataaatttctgaGGATGAAAccttttttatgatttttttttaatcataggctatttcaaaaaatgaaaattataaaatgtttttccgtggaaacttgtttattttggtaACTTGATAGAGTcccaattgaaatattttgtgaaaattttgacCACAAAGTAGAAGGTGTTTCTAGGGGCGACGTGTACAACCTTATGAAGTGTAAACCTAGGTACTTTattataaaactgaaagcttggAAGATTCTGTAGGAAAATTAGTGTAATGTTCTATTGGTAAAAAAGTACATCGTTATAGCTTTTTCTTAGtagagtcccttgcgggaacgTCCCACCTCGCGTGAATGTATAATTTGAGCCGTTAATGGGCATTAAGACTGTTGTTAAGACTTAATTTTGTTCTATTGGTATTAATAACTAACGTTAGAATCGACTGATTAAAATGACTTattcttataaaatatttaaggTATTTTCTGTGCAATGTGCTTTACGTATTTTTGGTGCTTTTTGAGTTTTCGACTGATTAATGTAATACGATAAGTTCCTGTTTGCTagtgcaatttgattaatcgaATATTATCCCATCACATGAATGGATggaaacaaatattttcaatatcatgTTGACTCTTGAATAAATaagattttcatgtttcaaattttcataatttattttcacctcAATTTTAAACTATGCAATTCAAATCTGTTTGAACAACTGGAATTTATTTACTTcgtcaaataaataattctagataataatgtataatatcaCACTAGGATTTGAGTCGTTCTAATGAATCAGGTGGTCGTATGCACCATATAGGTAACTGATTCGGGTCAACTAGTAGTTTCAACActaggtgccggttgcacaaaagccggttaaatttcaactgtgattaattccacgagaaccaatcggagaagccgtcttatcaataacatcttctctgattggttctcgtaaagttaaccacggttaaaatttaaccggcttttgtgcaaccgggcctcggTGTAACACGTTTAAAAAAATGCAACCATAGCTTGATTTAATCCACCAGCTCATCCAATCATCGTGACACTTGAGTAAAGTCACGcaaatacacaaaaaataacaattttttatattgtaataaatacagtattcaTGATTTGACTATTTGTATTCTGCATTTAGTAGCAATGTCTTCAAAGTAGACAGTATTTCTGAACCGGTGGGTGGTTAGCTTCCACTAAATACAATACTGAATACATTTATAGTATTTTAAGATA
Coding sequences within it:
- the LOC120348925 gene encoding sex-lethal homolog, with translation MAFHDPKRLIINYLPQDFGDKELYGLFSRIGTIESCRVMRDNKINYSYGFGFVTYNSAVDSSSAIQKLNGLELLGKRLKVSYARPSTDEIKDTNLYISNLPKHFTDNDLDFLFGQFGQIVQKNILKDKITGMPRGVAFVRFERKDSAQQALLALDGYLPTGASAKLNVKIAEEHGKKKAIYFAGYQAGAMQSRQAFAGPPLSMQMPPKGPQMNPMALRGSRGGPQSRGSANFVPYPPNMAMPGRMVGGPIVRPDKTARRFNPMPAIW